A stretch of Prinia subflava isolate CZ2003 ecotype Zambia chromosome 14, Cam_Psub_1.2, whole genome shotgun sequence DNA encodes these proteins:
- the MKRN2OS gene encoding MKRN2 opposite strand protein gives MDVLRVRHCRALVYCRRAPPRCPACGGDLRRAGLAAAPVRLRCPFRHGHGQPRAFLVRPTRGTFLHDYDGHGDLHVGITNSKGVVYSYDQQGVHRAGSGWEQSICIPLVQPDMWELLQRWDELLEEFSLGEAWLPHRYEEQQHNCFTFALSFVNAVRRGRARPPLSKAGFTEAFLLPHTREAARYLSLQQHLAHSDFYIVPLAEHQQQQQQEQQQQQQEQEQQQEQQDSQAGHQDLLQ, from the exons ATGGACGTGCTGCGCGTGCGCCACTGCCGCGCGCTGGTGTACTGCCGGCGCGCGCCGCCGCGCTGCCCCGCGTGCGGCGGGGACCTGCGGCGGGCCGGGCTGGCCGCGGCGCCTGTGCGCCTGCGCTGCCCCTTCCGGCACGGCCACGGCCAGCCCCGCGCCTTCCTCGTCAGGCCCACCCGCGGCACCTTCCTGCA cGACTACGACGGGCACGGAGACCTCCACGTGGGCATCACCAATTCCAAGG gCGTGGTGTACAGCTACGACCAGCAGGGCGTgcacagggcaggcagtggctgggagcagagcatcTGCATCCCCCTGGTGCAGCCCGAcatgtgggagctgctgcagcgcTGGGACGAGCTCCTGGAGGAATTCTCCTTGGGAGAGGCCTGGCTCCCACACAG GTacgaggagcagcagcacaactgCTTCACGTTCGCGCTGTCCTTCGTGAACGcggtgcggcggggccgggcccggccgccccTCAGCAAGGCCGGGTTCACCGAGGCCTTCTTGCTGCCCCACACGCGTGAGGCCGCCCGCTacctgagcctgcagcagcacctggcacaCAGCGACTTCTACATCGTGCCCCTGgctgagcaccagcagcagcagcagcaggagcagcagcagcagcagcaggagcaggagcagcagcaggagcagcaggacagccaggctggacaccagGACCTGCTGCAGTAG
- the MKRN2 gene encoding E3 ubiquitin-protein ligase makorin-2: protein MSTKQVTCRYYLQGVCREGSKCLFSHDLATSKSSTVCKYYQKGQCAYGSRCRYDHVRLPPAGTAAVPPPAAPGSPRAPPGHGAAARSRREKRTLVLRDRNLCGSGEEQQRPPGPAAGESCGEPGDGAEAKPHSYLEAICSGLEEPGGAGGCPGGACPGAAEQLCPFAAAGACHFGERCLYLHGELCEICGLQVLHPFDQEQRKAHEMMCMATFEHDMERAFAIQASQDKVCSICMEVVYEKPSASERRFGILSNCTHTYCLSCIRQWRCAKQFENPIIKSCPECRVISEFVIPSVYWVEEQEKKNELIEAFKQGVGKKPCKYFEQGKGTCPFGGKCLYLHAYPDGTRAEPEKPRKQLSSEGTVRFFNSVRLWDFIEDRESRSAPGADSEVTELGELFMHLSGAEGDPPAAP from the exons ATGAGCACCAAGCAGGTGACGTGCAG GTACTACCTGCAGGGCGTGTGTCGGGAGGGGAGCAAGTGCCTGTTCTCCCATGATCTGGCCACCAGCAAATCCTCCACCGTCTGCAAGTACTACCAGAAGGGGCAGTGTGCCTACGGCTCCCGCTGCAG GTACGACCACGTGAGGCTCCCTCCGGCGGGCACGGCCGCGGTgccgccgcccgcggccccgggcagcccccgggCGCCCCCCGGGCAcggcgccgccgcccgcagccGCAGGGAGAAGAGGACGCTGGTGCTGCGGGACAGGA ATCTGTGCGGCTCCGGCGAGGAGCAGCAGCGgcccccgggccccgcggccGGCGAGAGCTGCGGGGAGCCCGGGGACGGCGCCGAGGCCAAGCCCCACTCGTACCTGGAGGCGATCTGCAGCGGCCTGGAGGAGCCGGGCGGCGCCGGCGGCTGCCCGGGCGGGGCCTGCCCCGGCGCCGcggagcagctgtgccccttcGCCGCCGCCGGCGCCTGCCACTTCGGGGAGCGCTGCCTCTACCTGCACGGGGAGCTGTGCGAGATCTGcgggctgcaggtgctgcaccCCTTCgaccaggagcagaggaaggccCACGAGATG ATGTGCATGGCAACGTTTGAGCACGACATGGAGAGGGCCTTTGCCATCCAGGCCAGCCAGGACAAGGTGTGCAGCATCTGCATGGAGGTGGTGTACGAGAAGCCCTCGGCCTCGGAGAGGAGGTTTGGGATCCTGTCCAACTGCACCCACACCTACTGCCTGTCCTGCATCCGCCAGTGGAGGTGTGCCAAGCAGTTCGAGAACCCCATCATCAA GTCCTGCCCCGAGTGCCGGGTGATCTCCGAGTTTGTCATCCCCAGCGTGTACtgggtggaggagcaggagaagaagAATGAGCTGATTGAAGCCTTTAAGCAGGGAGTGGG GAAGAAGCCCTGCAAGTACTTtgagcaggggaaggggacGTGTCCCTTTGGAGGGAAGTGTCTGTACCTGCACGCCTACCCCGACGGGACGCGCGCCGAGCCCGAGAAGCCGCGCAAGCAGCTCAGCTCCGAGGGCACAGTGCGG TTCTTCAACTCCGTGCGCCTGTGGGACTTTATCGAGGACAGGGAGAGCCGGAGCGCGCCCGGCGCCGACAGCGAGGTCAcggagctgggggagctctTCATGCACCTCTCGGGAGCCGAGGGGGATCCCCCTGCTGCCCCCTGA
- the TSEN2 gene encoding tRNA-splicing endonuclease subunit Sen2: MAEAVFHPPRRKRRVFESYEAPFPVDVGGKDFRLCQAEIINNNVIVRNPEDIEQLYNKGYFGKGILSRSRPVFSISDPVLVAKWRGINTNLPIITSQKYQRRVQWAKSVLQEQGLDDCSVTKILESYTRPQGLPFSRGDGAQQTGDSCTQGCPGPGNAELSRECAGSEGAQSPQGQNGGSQHGGDAALGPGSGSRLQEQGDSREGAEGSCHGDPAVLCPEQRAWEALDSRECAPEYVLVQEEEEEGSSCPEDDSSQAQENLVKKEVLVCRKNPFRIFEYLQLSLEEAFFLVYALGCLSIYYGEEPLSIVKLWEVFSEVKPDFRTTYMAYHYFRGKGWVPKVGLKYGTDLLLYRKGPPFYHASYSVIAELVDDNFEGSLRRPLSWMSLSGLNRTTANASKELMLCYLIRPSDMTAEEMATPECMKRIKVQELIVTRWVSSRERSEQDEF, encoded by the exons ATGGCAGAAGCAGTTTTTCACCCcccaagaaggaaaagaagagttTTTGAGTCCTACGAGGCTCCCTTTCCCGTGGATGTAGGGGGGAAGGAtttcaggctgtgccaggctgagaTCATTAACAACAATGTGATTGTGAGGAACCCCGAGGATATTGAACAGCTCTACAACAAG GGCTATTTTGGAAAAGGGATCCTTTCCAGGAGCCGGCCAGTGTTCAGCATCTCAGATCCTGTGCTGGTGGCCAAGTGGAGAG GTATTAACACAAACTTGCCCATAATTACATCTCAAAA GTACCAGCGCCGCGTGCAGTGGGCGAAAAGcgtcctgcaggagcagggcctcGACGACTGCTCCGTCACCAAGATCCTGGAGAGCTACACCAGACCCCAGGGGCTGCCCTTCTCCAGAGGGGATGGGGCTCAGCAGACCGGGGACAGCTGCACCCAagggtgcccagggccaggaAATGCAGAACTGAGCAGGGAATGTGCTGGCAGTGAGGGAGCCCAGAGTCCCCAGGGTCAGAACGGGGGCTCCCAGCACGGAGGGGATGCAGCCCTGGGTCCTGGGAGTGGCtccaggctccaggagcagggggatTCCAGGGAAGGGGCTGAAGGGTCCTGCCACGGGgaccctgctgtgctctgccctgaGCAGAGGGCTTGGGAGGCGTTGGACTCAAGGGAATGTGCTCCAGAATATGTGCTGGTgcaagaggaggaagaagaaggaagctCCTGTCCTGAAGATGACTCCAGTCAGGCACAAGAGAAT CTTGTCAAGAAGGAAGTGTTAGTAtgcagaaaaaacccatttaGGATTTTTGAGTACTTACAACTCAGCTTGGAGGAG gcTTTTTTCCTGGTGTATGCTCTGGGATGTTTAAGTATTTATTACGGGGAG GAGCCCCTGAGCATCGTGAAGCTGTGGGAGGTGTTCAGTGAGGTGAAGCCTGATTTCAGAACCACCTACATGGCCTACCACTACTTCAGGGGCAAGGGCTGGGTGCCCAAGGTGGGGCTGAAGTACGGCACGGATCTCT tgctgtATCGAAAGGGGCCCCCCTTCTACCATGCCAG TTACTCTGTCATTGCTGAGCTGGTGGATGATAATTTTGAGGGTTCCCTTCGCAGACCCCTCAGCTGGATGTCCCTGTCTGGGCTGAACAGAACAACTGCAAATGCATCCAAG GAGCTCATGCTGTGCTATTTGATCAGACCTTCTGACATGACTGCAGAGGAGATGGCAACCCCAGAGTGCATGAAGAGAATCAAGGTTCAG gAGCTGATTGTGACTCGTTGGGTTTCCTCCCGTGAGCGCAGTGAGCAGGATGAATTTTAA